A genomic segment from Pseudopipra pipra isolate bDixPip1 chromosome 14, bDixPip1.hap1, whole genome shotgun sequence encodes:
- the NAE1 gene encoding NEDD8-activating enzyme E1 regulatory subunit isoform X1: protein MARPGRAAAKEQRYDRQLRLWGDHGQEALESAHVCVINATATGTEILKNLVLPGIGSFTIVDGNQVSGEDVGNNFFLQKSHIGQSRAQSAMELLQELNSDVSGNFVEESPEKLLDSNPSFFNRFNLVIATQLPESTLLRLAELLWNSNIPLLVCRTYGLVGYMRVVIKEHTVVESHPDNTLEDLRLDKPFPELTEHIQSYDLDHMDKKDHSHTPWVVIVAKYLTKWFNEKSEQLPKSYKEKEAFRQLIRQGILKNENGTPEDEENFEEAIKNVNTVLNTTEVPRGIQELFDDDCCVKLTEQSPSFWILVRALKEFVANEGQGSLPVRGTIPDMIADSSKFIKLQNVYREKAKKDIAAVGAHAAKLLQSLGKAPESISERELKLLCSNAAFLRVVRCRSLAEEHSPNTFSRDEIISHMDNPDSEIVLYLMLRAVNRFYKQHGRYPGVYNYQVEDDIGKLKSCLTGFLQEHGLSVVVKDDYVHEFCRYGAAEPHAVAAFVGGAAAQEVIKVITRQFVIFNNTFIYNGMSQTSATFQL, encoded by the exons ACTGTGGGGTGACCATGGCCAGGAAGCATTAGAATCTGCCCATGTTTGTGTGATAAATGCAACAGCAACAGGAACTGAAATACTCAAAAACTTAGTGCTGCCAG gtaTTGGTTCCTTTACAATTGTCGATGGGAATCAAGTCTCTGGAGAAGATGTTGGAAATAA tttctttctaCAAAAAAGCCATATTGGTCAG AGTCGTGCCCAGAGTGCCATGGAGCTCCTGCAGGAGTTGAATAGTGATGTTTCTGGAAATTTTGTTGAAGAG AGTCCAGAAAAGCTCCTGGACAGCAACCCTTCCTTTTTTAATCGGTTCAACTTGGTGATTGCAACACAACTACCAGAAAG TACTTTGCTGCGCTTGGCTGAACTTCTCTGGAATTCTAACATTCCTCTGCTGGTCTGCAGGACTTATGGACTGGTTGGTTATATGAGAGTCGTTATTAAAGAACATACAG TTGTTGAATCTCACCCTGACAATACATTGGAAGATCTGAGACTGGACAAACCATTTCCAGAACTGACAGAACACATTCAGTCCTACGACTTGGATCACATGGACAAGAAG GACCACAGCCACACTCCATGGGTTGTGATTGTAGCCAAGTATCTGACAAAATGGTTCAATGAG AAAAGTGAACAGCTGCCCAAAAGTTACAAGGAAAAAGAAGCCTTCAGACAACTGATTCGACAAG GTATCTTAAAGAATGAAAATGGAACCCCAGAAGATGAGGAAAACTTTGAAGAAGCTATAAAAAATGTGAACACAGTGTTGAATACTACAGag gTTCCAAGAGGCATTCAGGAGCTTTTTGATGATGATTGCTGTGTGAAGCTCACAGAGCAG TCACCTTCCTTCTGGATTTTGGTTCGAGCTTTAAAGGAATTTGTGGCAAATGAAGGGCAAGGAAGCTTGCCTGTGAGGGGCACTATTCCTGATATGATTGCAGACTCCAGTAAATTTATCAAACTGCAAAATGT CTACCGGGAGAAAGCCAAGAAGGACATTGCTGCTGTGGGGGCACATGCTGCTAAATTGCTACAGTCCCTGGGCAAG GCACCAGAGTCTATTTCAGAGAGAGAATTAAAATTGCTTT gcagcaaCGCAGCCTTCCTGCGGGTGGTGCGGTGCCGATCCCTGGCTGAGGAGCACAGCCCCAACACCTTCAGCAGGGACGAAATCA TTTCCCACATGGATAACCCAGACAGTGAGATAGTGCTGTACTTGATGCTGAGGGCTGTAAATAGATTTTACAAGCAGCATGGGAGATACCCAG GTGTCTACAACTACCAGGTGGAAGATGATATTGGAAAACTAAAATCTTGCCTTACTGGTTTCCTGCAAGAGCACGGGCTGTCGGTGGTGGTGAAGGATGACTATGTCCATGAGTT ctgtCGCTATGGAGCTGCTGAGCCACACGCTGTTGCTGCCTTCGTGGGAG gGGCTGCTGCACAGGAGGTTATCAAAGTCATTACAAGGcagtttgtaatttttaataacACCTTTATTTAcaatggaatgtcacagacTTCAGCAACTTTCCAGCTGTAG
- the NAE1 gene encoding NEDD8-activating enzyme E1 regulatory subunit isoform X2, with translation MARPGRAAAKEQRYDRQLRLWGDHGQEALESAHVCVINATATGTEILKNLVLPGIGSFTIVDGNQVSGEDVGNNFFLQKSHIGQSRAQSAMELLQELNSDVSGNFVEESPEKLLDSNPSFFNRFNLVIATQLPESTLLRLAELLWNSNIPLLVCRTYGLVGYMRVVIKEHTVVESHPDNTLEDLRLDKPFPELTEHIQSYDLDHMDKKDHSHTPWVVIVAKYLTKWFNEKSEQLPKSYKEKEAFRQLIRQGILKNENGTPEDEENFEEAIKNVNTVLNTTEVPRGIQELFDDDCCVKLTEQSPSFWILVRALKEFVANEGQGSLPVRGTIPDMIADSSKFIKLQNVYREKAKKDIAAVGAHAAKLLQSLGKAPESISERELKLLCSNAAFLRVVRCRSLAEEHSPNTFSRDEIISHMDNPDSEIVLYLMLRAVNRFYKQHGRYPGVYNYQVEDDIGKLKSCLTGFLQEHGLSVVVKDDYVHELGCCTGGYQSHYKAVCNF, from the exons ACTGTGGGGTGACCATGGCCAGGAAGCATTAGAATCTGCCCATGTTTGTGTGATAAATGCAACAGCAACAGGAACTGAAATACTCAAAAACTTAGTGCTGCCAG gtaTTGGTTCCTTTACAATTGTCGATGGGAATCAAGTCTCTGGAGAAGATGTTGGAAATAA tttctttctaCAAAAAAGCCATATTGGTCAG AGTCGTGCCCAGAGTGCCATGGAGCTCCTGCAGGAGTTGAATAGTGATGTTTCTGGAAATTTTGTTGAAGAG AGTCCAGAAAAGCTCCTGGACAGCAACCCTTCCTTTTTTAATCGGTTCAACTTGGTGATTGCAACACAACTACCAGAAAG TACTTTGCTGCGCTTGGCTGAACTTCTCTGGAATTCTAACATTCCTCTGCTGGTCTGCAGGACTTATGGACTGGTTGGTTATATGAGAGTCGTTATTAAAGAACATACAG TTGTTGAATCTCACCCTGACAATACATTGGAAGATCTGAGACTGGACAAACCATTTCCAGAACTGACAGAACACATTCAGTCCTACGACTTGGATCACATGGACAAGAAG GACCACAGCCACACTCCATGGGTTGTGATTGTAGCCAAGTATCTGACAAAATGGTTCAATGAG AAAAGTGAACAGCTGCCCAAAAGTTACAAGGAAAAAGAAGCCTTCAGACAACTGATTCGACAAG GTATCTTAAAGAATGAAAATGGAACCCCAGAAGATGAGGAAAACTTTGAAGAAGCTATAAAAAATGTGAACACAGTGTTGAATACTACAGag gTTCCAAGAGGCATTCAGGAGCTTTTTGATGATGATTGCTGTGTGAAGCTCACAGAGCAG TCACCTTCCTTCTGGATTTTGGTTCGAGCTTTAAAGGAATTTGTGGCAAATGAAGGGCAAGGAAGCTTGCCTGTGAGGGGCACTATTCCTGATATGATTGCAGACTCCAGTAAATTTATCAAACTGCAAAATGT CTACCGGGAGAAAGCCAAGAAGGACATTGCTGCTGTGGGGGCACATGCTGCTAAATTGCTACAGTCCCTGGGCAAG GCACCAGAGTCTATTTCAGAGAGAGAATTAAAATTGCTTT gcagcaaCGCAGCCTTCCTGCGGGTGGTGCGGTGCCGATCCCTGGCTGAGGAGCACAGCCCCAACACCTTCAGCAGGGACGAAATCA TTTCCCACATGGATAACCCAGACAGTGAGATAGTGCTGTACTTGATGCTGAGGGCTGTAAATAGATTTTACAAGCAGCATGGGAGATACCCAG GTGTCTACAACTACCAGGTGGAAGATGATATTGGAAAACTAAAATCTTGCCTTACTGGTTTCCTGCAAGAGCACGGGCTGTCGGTGGTGGTGAAGGATGACTATGTCCATGAGTT gGGCTGCTGCACAGGAGGTTATCAAAGTCATTACAAGGcagtttgtaatttttaa